The region AACGATCTGCATATTTGCTCATCTTGAAAAAGTAAGATTCTTCTTTGACCAGTTCTACAGGATGCCCGCTATCAGGAGATTTACCACCAGTAACGTTGCCATCTGCATCACGTTCTACATCCTCTAATTGAGTCTCTGTATAGAATGTTTCGTCTGGAACCGAATACCAGCCTTCATATTCATCTAAATAAATATCTCCTTGAGCTAAGAAACGTTCAAAAATATCAGCCACTACTTTTTCATGGGCCGGATCAGTCGTCCGGATAAATTTGTCATTGCTGATTTCCAACAGCTTCCATAATTCTTGCATATCATGCGCCATTTGGTCTACATATTCTTGAGGAGTGATATTTAATTCTGCTGCTTTATTTTCAATCTTCTGACCATGTTCATCGCTGCCAGTAAGGTAAAAAACATCAAAATCAAGCATTCTTTTGTAACGAGCCATTACATCGCAAGCTATCGTAGAGTAAGCATTTCCAATGTGTAATCTTCCACTTGGATAGTAAATGGGGGTTGTAATATAAAAAGTATTTCTTTCAGTCACCATAAGTGCCTCCTAAATTCATTCTCAACTTTATCAGTGATTAGTTGTCTTATTTTAGTTTGTTTTTCTTGCTGCTTATCTTTTGTCTTTGAACTAATTGTTTAGAACAATCCTAAATTAGTATACCATAGAAATAGAGCAGAATAAGGTGTTTCCTGTAGATTTCTCTACTGTTATCGTCCTTTTATTGCATAATCAGCTTAAAAATAAAAGGTTGTTTTTTTAGATGCATTATCTTTTTCTCTTTTTCTGCTCAACAACCCTTTTCCTCTACTGATTTCACAAAAACATTTTTAAAATTAGCTTGAGCAACAGCCAATCTTGTTGGCTTATAAGGAACATTCTACTTTTTTACCCACCAAATGTAAATGTTTCCCGTGAAACATTTGCTTCGTTTTTCTAACTAAATGAGCTCTTTTTTTCTTTCTTTGCTTCAAATACGGTACAATAAAAGCAGGAACTTTTTTAAGAAAGGAGTTTTCCATAAATGATTACCATTGGCTTAACCGGTTGGAGTGATCACGAACTATTAGTCACTCATAAATCACGCAAATTAGAAAATTACGCTACTCATTTTCCTTTTGTTGAGCTGGACACGAGTTTTTACGCTATTCCGCCAGCAAAAAATATTTTAAGTTGGATAGAAAAAACTCCTGATGCCTTTCAATTTATCCCTAAAGCTTTTCAAGCAATGACAAAACACAAAGAGTGGCTCGATTTCTTTCCTACAGAAGAAGCCATGTTCCAACATTATCTTGCTGCATTTGAACCGATGATCAGCTCATATAGGGTAAAGGCTTTTTTATTCCAATTTCCGCCATTTTTCCATTATTCAGAAGAAAACTTAACGTATTTAAGAAAAATACGGCAATGGATGGGTGATTTACCGGTAGCCGTTGAATTTCGTCATTCCAGCTGGTTTAATGAAGAAAACCAACCGCTGACATTAACATTTTTAGAACAACACCAGTTTATTCACGCCGTCATTGATCAACCGCAAACACCGGGAAACAGCATCCCGATGATTGCAACAGCTACGAATAAAGACTTAACCTTATTTCGTTTACATGGACGCAATTACGAAGGCTGGCTGCATGCGAATGGAGCCGATTGGCGCGAAAAACGGACTTTTTATGACTACAGTCAAGCTGAGCTGGCTAGTTTTGTACCCATTATACATGCGTTGGAAAAAGACTCTAAAGAAGTAGCCGTCATTTTCAACAACAACTCCGGCGGACATGCAGCTGCTAATGCTAAATATTTACAAAAGATGCTCGATCTTACTTTCGATCAATTAGGACCTCAACAACTAGATTTAAATTTATTTGATGACTAGAACCTGAAAAGCTCATTATCCCTTTGATAAGAGCTTTTGTTCGCTAGACCATCTCTATCGAACACTTCTTGAATGATCCCTGCTCCGTTTGTCTGCTAGACCGTCTCTACCGAACACTTCTTGAATGATTCCTGATCCGTTTGTCTGCTAGAACGTCTCTACCGAACACTTCTTGAGTGATTCCTGCTCCGTTTGTCTGCTAGGCCGTCTCTACCGGACACTTCTTGAGTATTTTCTACTCCGTTTGTTCGCTAGGCCGTCTCTACTGGACGCTTTCTCCTTTACCAACTACGAAACAAAATGACATGCTAGAAAAAGGTTGAATTATTCTTATTTTTTATACTCCCTATGCTACACTACAACAAAAAAAGAAGAGGGAATGAGATACTCGATTCCCTCTTCTTTTCTTTTTCACTTTTTAAAGAAGTTCTTTTGCTAGTAACCGGTAAACATCTAACCGTTTTTCTTGTGAATGCGGAATACTGCAGATCATCGCTTCATCGAAACCGTAATGAGCTTGTTCCTCATTTAAACGTGCAGCTATTTCTTTTGGTTCTCCTACTAAATGCAGTTTCCGATTTTCTTTGATGGTCATTCGATCAATTTCAGTCAAAGGATAATTTTGAGCTTCTTCAGGTGTCATCAACTGACCCATTCGCCCTTGCGACAACCATAAACGAGCAATATCTTGCGGACCTGCTTCAAATTCTGCTTCTTCTTTTGTTTCTGCTGTTGTCACTAAATAAGCAACATTAATTTCAGGCTTATCCATAAAGGCAGAAGGCTGAAAGTTCTTTTTATATTCATCGAAAATTTCTTTCGTCATACCGCCCATAAAGAACTGAGCAAAAGAATAGCCGACACCCATCCGGGCAGCTTTTAATGCACTGCTTCCACTCGAACCTAGCAACCAAGCTTCAGGTAAAGCAATATGTGCCGGTGTCGCAATCGTTTTACGGTATAAGCGGTCTTCTGGAACTTCATCATTGATCAACTTCAAAGCCGTATCAAATTTTTCATACATATTATCCAACATCGGTTGCCGTCCTTCAGATAAAGCATACATGGCGTTGGTATCTCCTCCTGGCGCCCTTCCTACGCCAAAATCAATGCGGCCAGGTGATAATGCACTTAACGTTTTAAACACCTCTGCCAACTTCAATGGCGAATAATGCATCATCATGACGCCGCCTGTTCCAATACGGATATTCTTTGTTTTTGCTGCTAAATGAGCAGCGGTAACTTCAGGTGCTGAACTGGCATACCCATTTGTTCCATGGTGTTCAGCCATCCACATCCGACTATAACCCAACTCATCTGTTAGCACAGCTAACTCTTCTGCTTTTTTTAAAGCTTCCGCAGCTGTATTCCCGCTAGTAATCGGTGCTTGATCTAGTACACTCAATTTCATAAAGTTTAACCATCCTTTTCATTTCGTTTTTGTTTTCTTTCTTACTTTTAGTATATCAGTTTATTAGAAAAATAGCCGATATTTGGCTTAAAGCTTCGTAAGACAGCAAGCAAATGATTCTACTTTTAAAAATGAGCGGCTTATACTGATAACAGGAAATGAATTAAGAGGAGAAATTACATGGAAAAATCAACTCGTGGAATAGACCACATTGGCGTAACTGTTCCAGACATTGAACAAGCCACTCTTTTTTTTCAAAAAGCTTTCGCTGCTGAAGTTATTTATGATAATCTGGCAGCAGCTGATGAACCAAAATCAGGTCAACAAGTAGAACAAAGTCTCGGACTCAAACCTGGCACAACAGAAATGCGCATTCGAATGCTGGCTGTCGGAAATAGTGCAAACATTGAATTGTTTCAATTTGGTAATGTCTCGCAACGACAACCGGTAATTGCTTCCGATTACGGCTTACAACATGTGGCTTTTTATGTAGACGATATCCAAAAAGCTGTTGAACAGTTCACTCAGTCAGGTGGAAAGCTTCTGTCTAAGTCAAATAAACTTTCTTCTGCTGCCGAGAGCGGTTTTGGAAACCAATTTGTGTATGGTCGAGCTCCTTGGGGCATGCTGGTTGAAATGATCAGTTATCCAGCAGGTATAAATTATCCAGCTGACAGCCAACCTAAACGGTGGACGCCAGCTCAATGATGTACAGTATAAAACGTCCGTATGGATTGGATAAAAATGATTGAAGACCATATGATGAATCAAATAGCAACGATATGGTACGTAAAAGCATATTATGGACCTTATCACTTTGATAAAATTAACAATATGGTACACAAATACCTTTTAAGGACCGAAATGATGAAACTTCTTGTGCTTTATGGTACTTAAATCAATTTATCGAGAGAATTTTAAAAATTTGTGCTTTTCGGCAGTTATCGAAAATGTTCGATATAGACTAAAGAATTTTTAGTTTTTGTGAAAATCTAAATTGAGTTGCTTTACTGCATCGCTGATACAAAGCTCTATATAATTGTTTAATCCATAGAAAAACTTCAATGTATATAAATAATACCCTTGCTATTTTCTAGATTTTTCTCAGCAAATTAAGCAAATCTGTCAATTGACAATTCTCTGCTGGTTGACTATACTAAAAACAAACTTATAGCACTATTTACGATGAATGAGCATAGTAGCAAAAAGGATGTTGTCACTAGAAAGCTAGTGGGTGATGGAAACTAGCACAACCCTTTTTCGCGAATTACACTCTGGAGTAACTTGATTAACCTCAAGCGTCCTACTGGCGATAACAGTAAATGAGCGGTCAGCAACTTTGCAGTAAAATTTGTTGGCAAATTGGGTGGTAACACGAAATTTTTCGTCCCGATGAAAAGATGATTTTGTCTTTTCATCGGGACTTTTTTATTTGTTTTTAACAATACAGAAAAAGGAGCTTAAAAAATGAATATTCTTGATGAATTAGAATGGCGCGATGCCATTAACCAACAAACAGACGAAACAGGTTTAAGAAAATTAATTGAACAGAAACAAATAGCTTTGTACTGCGGGGTTGATCCAACGGGCGACAGTATGCATATTGGTCATTTGATCCCTTTTATGATTTTGAAACGATTCCAGTTAGCTGGTCACCGTCCCGTCATTGTTATCGGCGGAGCAACAGGTTCCATCGGCGACCCTAGTGGAAAATCAGAAGAACGTACGTTGCAAACAAGAGAACAAGTTCAAAACAATGCCGATAAATTAACCCGTCAAATGGAAAAATTATTTGATGCAGGGAAAAATGAAAAATCGATTCGTATGGTCAACAATTTGGATTGGACGAAAGATATCAGTTTACTAGATTTCTTACGCAATATCGGAAAAAGTTTTAACATCAACACCATGCTGGCTAAAGACATTGTTGCCAGTCGTTTAGAAACGGGTATTTCATTTACTGAATTTACGTACCAAATTTTACAATCTATCGATTTCTTACATTTGTACCAACATGAAAATGTTCAATTGCAAATCGGCGGCGCAGATCAATGGGGAAACATTACAGCTGGTTTAGAATATATTCGCAAACAAGAAGGCCCTGAAGCTGAAGTTTATGGCTTAACCATTCCATTAATGTTAAAAGCTGACGGAACGAAATTCGGAAAAACTGCTGGCGGTGCTGTTTGGTTAGACCCAGAAAAAACTACTCCTTACGAATTTTACCAATTCTGGTTAAATCAAGATGACCGTGATGTCGTCAAATACTTGAAGTACTTTACCTTCTTAACTAAAGATGAAATCGAAGCGTTAGCTGAAAAAATAACAACTGAGCCGCATAAACGGGAAGCACAAAAAACGTTGGCCCGTGAAATGACATTATTTGTCCATGGTGAACAAGCATTGAACGATGCTGAAAAAATCACTGCAGCTTTGTTTTCTGGTGATGTAAAAAGTTTGACAGCTGATCAGATTGAAGAAGGCTTCAAAAACATGCCGACTTTCGAAGCACCTAAAGAAGAACGCAACATTGTGGAATGGCTAGTAGATGTTGTCGGTATTGAGCCTTCTAGACGTCAAGCCCGCGAAGATATTACTAATGGCGCACTTTCCATGAATGGCGAAAAAGTAACCAACGTTGATGCCATCGTAACTCCTCAAAATTCTTTTGATGAACGGTTTATTTTGATCCGTCGAGGGAAGAAAAAATATTTCTTAGTAAAACTAGTTTAATTCTATAAAAACAATAAAAGCAGGACAAGCTTGGTCTGCGAGACACCAAAGAGGGCCGGAAGAACGTTTTCCGCCCTTTTTTACTATTTAGGAGGAATCACGTATGATCCAACTCAAAAAAGTCACGACGCAAAAAGAAGCACAGACTGTTGCACAATTAGCCAAAGAAATTTGGGAGGAACACTACACTGCTATCTTAGGTGAGCAGCAAGTAGCTTATATGCTTGCTAACCTGCAGTCAGAAACGGCTATTTTCAATGAATTAACTCAAGGAAAAGAGTATTTTTTAGTTCAATCCAATCATACAATTGTCGGCTATATCAGTTACCAACTATTGCCAGATCAGCTGTTCCTTAGCAAACTGTATTTAAAACAAACTGAGCGTGGTCAAGGTACAGGGCGCTTATTGATTGAACAGCTAAAAGACATTGCTGCAAAAAATAAAAAAGAACAACTTGTTTTGACAGTCAATAAATACAACACAAACACTATTGCCGCTTATAAGAAGTTTGGGTTTGAATTAGTAAAAGAACAAGTTGCTGATATCGGCGGCGGTTATGTAATGGATGATTATGTTTTACAGTATCGCTTAATTAAGAAAAGCGGGACAAGCCGTCCTGACTCGAAAGAAATTTAGGAAAGCAGCACTGTGAGCAAAGCTCAAGTGTACCCCATGTCTCTAAGCCATTAAAATGGCAAGAGCCATGGCAAAAGAGCATCGTAGAGCGCAATTGCTAGGAGACTTCCAGCTTTAGCTGGTTACGTCGACTAGTATAAAGCTCGCATAGCGAGACTTTAGGCCCTTTATTTATCTAATTTCCAAGAGGCAGGCTTGTTTCGCTAGACATTGAATGCAGAAAACTTATCATGCCCTACCTTTTAAAAAAACAAAGTTGTACTAAACCAGACTTCTCTTTGTATAATCTTATTGAAAAATTTGGCTTTTTCATTTTCTTCTTTGCTAACGCCCACTTTTTAGAAATCTAATGCTACACTAAAAGCAATGATTAGTTAGAAATGAGGTTTTTAATATGAAAATCGATCGACAAAAAGACGGCTTAGCTGCCGCTAAAGATCTCCACCAGAAAAAGGTAACTCCTTTTGAATTAGTAACAGCTGCTTTTCAAAAAATTGAATCTGAAAACCCGCAATGGAATGCGGTCATTCATACTCGGAAAGAAAAAGCTTTGCAAGAAGCTCGAGAAAGAGACTTTTCCGACACCCTATTTGGCGGCTTACCAATTTTAATTAAAGGATTGGGACAAGATATGGCAGGCGAACCCAGTACATCTGGATCGCGCTTGTTAAAAAACAACTACGCCAAACAAACCAGTTACTTTGTGGAAGCACTGGAAAAAGCTGGTTTTATCGTCATCGGCCAAACAAATACACCTGAATTTGCGTTTAAAAACATTACCGATCCAG is a window of Carnobacterium mobile DSM 4848 DNA encoding:
- a CDS encoding DUF72 domain-containing protein; translated protein: MITIGLTGWSDHELLVTHKSRKLENYATHFPFVELDTSFYAIPPAKNILSWIEKTPDAFQFIPKAFQAMTKHKEWLDFFPTEEAMFQHYLAAFEPMISSYRVKAFLFQFPPFFHYSEENLTYLRKIRQWMGDLPVAVEFRHSSWFNEENQPLTLTFLEQHQFIHAVIDQPQTPGNSIPMIATATNKDLTLFRLHGRNYEGWLHANGADWREKRTFYDYSQAELASFVPIIHALEKDSKEVAVIFNNNSGGHAAANAKYLQKMLDLTFDQLGPQQLDLNLFDD
- a CDS encoding LLM class flavin-dependent oxidoreductase; the encoded protein is MKLSVLDQAPITSGNTAAEALKKAEELAVLTDELGYSRMWMAEHHGTNGYASSAPEVTAAHLAAKTKNIRIGTGGVMMMHYSPLKLAEVFKTLSALSPGRIDFGVGRAPGGDTNAMYALSEGRQPMLDNMYEKFDTALKLINDEVPEDRLYRKTIATPAHIALPEAWLLGSSGSSALKAARMGVGYSFAQFFMGGMTKEIFDEYKKNFQPSAFMDKPEINVAYLVTTAETKEEAEFEAGPQDIARLWLSQGRMGQLMTPEEAQNYPLTEIDRMTIKENRKLHLVGEPKEIAARLNEEQAHYGFDEAMICSIPHSQEKRLDVYRLLAKELL
- a CDS encoding VOC family protein codes for the protein MEKSTRGIDHIGVTVPDIEQATLFFQKAFAAEVIYDNLAAADEPKSGQQVEQSLGLKPGTTEMRIRMLAVGNSANIELFQFGNVSQRQPVIASDYGLQHVAFYVDDIQKAVEQFTQSGGKLLSKSNKLSSAAESGFGNQFVYGRAPWGMLVEMISYPAGINYPADSQPKRWTPAQ
- the tyrS gene encoding tyrosine--tRNA ligase, whose protein sequence is MNILDELEWRDAINQQTDETGLRKLIEQKQIALYCGVDPTGDSMHIGHLIPFMILKRFQLAGHRPVIVIGGATGSIGDPSGKSEERTLQTREQVQNNADKLTRQMEKLFDAGKNEKSIRMVNNLDWTKDISLLDFLRNIGKSFNINTMLAKDIVASRLETGISFTEFTYQILQSIDFLHLYQHENVQLQIGGADQWGNITAGLEYIRKQEGPEAEVYGLTIPLMLKADGTKFGKTAGGAVWLDPEKTTPYEFYQFWLNQDDRDVVKYLKYFTFLTKDEIEALAEKITTEPHKREAQKTLAREMTLFVHGEQALNDAEKITAALFSGDVKSLTADQIEEGFKNMPTFEAPKEERNIVEWLVDVVGIEPSRRQAREDITNGALSMNGEKVTNVDAIVTPQNSFDERFILIRRGKKKYFLVKLV
- a CDS encoding GNAT family N-acetyltransferase encodes the protein MIQLKKVTTQKEAQTVAQLAKEIWEEHYTAILGEQQVAYMLANLQSETAIFNELTQGKEYFLVQSNHTIVGYISYQLLPDQLFLSKLYLKQTERGQGTGRLLIEQLKDIAAKNKKEQLVLTVNKYNTNTIAAYKKFGFELVKEQVADIGGGYVMDDYVLQYRLIKKSGTSRPDSKEI